Proteins encoded within one genomic window of Nonomuraea gerenzanensis:
- a CDS encoding phage portal protein: MASRQGDIDKYYRYYDAEEAILAFAQRKFSEDFGPMFTQWRDNFCGIAVDAVVERMKVEGFRWGEAPEADKDAQKLWQANALDTEAPQVHTDAMVTGESYVIVWGDEDDEPVISPESSREVIVHRTPGKRRQLDAGMKKYRDDWGSEFITLWTPDTVYTSTRGMSRGSKKWTEPDGKPNPLGAVPIVPMTNRPRLGRDRWHPWSDLKPIIPIQDAITKITADSIVASEFSAYAQRIITGLELEDEDGNDVSPIKSAIDRLILLEDPDVKWGQFEASDLRNYVYLVDMLVMHLASIARVPPHYFLAQSGSSNSGESYQTKESGLGFKIAERKLHMGEGWESVIRMAFKVKKDARAEEMSAETIWGNHEYASEGQRIDALVKLNQGLGVPQRQLWEDAGYSPQQIARFEEMQEAEFQRKLEQQKAMVAAMPQPVGLPGGKPGDAAKPQRGNSGNDNKKIAA, translated from the coding sequence TTGGCCTCACGTCAGGGCGACATCGATAAGTACTACCGCTATTACGACGCGGAGGAGGCCATCCTCGCCTTTGCGCAAAGGAAGTTCTCCGAGGACTTCGGGCCGATGTTCACGCAGTGGAGGGACAACTTCTGCGGCATCGCTGTTGATGCAGTCGTGGAGCGGATGAAGGTCGAAGGTTTTCGTTGGGGCGAGGCCCCCGAGGCTGACAAAGACGCACAGAAGCTTTGGCAGGCCAACGCCCTGGACACGGAAGCTCCACAGGTACATACCGACGCCATGGTGACCGGCGAGTCCTACGTCATCGTGTGGGGTGACGAAGACGACGAGCCCGTGATCAGTCCCGAGTCCTCACGTGAGGTCATCGTCCATCGAACCCCTGGCAAGCGACGCCAGCTCGACGCCGGCATGAAGAAGTACCGAGACGACTGGGGATCCGAGTTCATCACCCTGTGGACACCGGACACCGTCTATACGTCGACTCGGGGCATGTCCCGCGGCTCCAAGAAGTGGACAGAGCCAGATGGGAAGCCGAACCCTCTGGGCGCCGTCCCTATTGTGCCCATGACCAACCGGCCTCGCCTCGGCCGCGACCGCTGGCACCCCTGGTCTGACCTCAAGCCCATCATTCCGATCCAGGACGCCATCACAAAGATCACGGCAGACTCGATCGTAGCCAGCGAGTTCAGCGCCTACGCCCAGCGGATCATCACCGGCCTGGAGCTCGAGGACGAGGATGGCAACGACGTCAGCCCGATCAAGTCCGCGATCGACCGCCTGATCCTCCTCGAGGATCCGGACGTGAAGTGGGGCCAGTTCGAGGCCAGTGACCTCCGCAACTACGTCTACCTCGTTGACATGCTGGTGATGCACCTCGCATCGATCGCCCGGGTTCCACCGCATTACTTCCTTGCGCAATCCGGGTCGTCCAACTCCGGTGAGTCCTACCAGACGAAGGAGTCTGGTCTCGGCTTCAAGATCGCTGAACGCAAGCTCCACATGGGTGAGGGCTGGGAGTCGGTCATTCGGATGGCCTTCAAGGTGAAGAAGGATGCCCGCGCCGAGGAGATGAGCGCTGAGACCATCTGGGGCAACCATGAGTACGCCTCCGAGGGCCAGCGAATCGACGCTCTCGTGAAGCTCAACCAAGGCCTTGGAGTTCCTCAGAGGCAACTGTGGGAGGACGCCGGTTATTCGCCGCAGCAGATCGCCCGCTTCGAGGAGATGCAGGAGGCCGAGTTCCAGCGCAAGCTGGAGCAGCAGAAGGCCATGGTGGCGGCTATGCCGCAGCCAGTAGGACTTCCCGGCGGCAAGCCGGGTGACGCTGCCAAGCCACAACGTGGCAATAGCGGTAACGACAACAAGAAGATCGCCGCCTGA
- a CDS encoding phage tail family protein: MKGFDAPPFLLHYDEMPALDGANLRHVRAQARELFLPLFLSATDRTTLLNLKRRLLSSFNPSYGAGQIRVTEQDGSSRWIEVYYASGAEGDEGKSQAGVYWCKYGLVLRAFDPFFYAGSSQVVEFTPGALSLKKFFSEPFLGLHLNSSANINGTSEVTITGDVDTWPVWHVQGPGNNLTFKRSVSTGPDLTFSLGISLGPTDAVVIDTRPGRKSVRHKTTGESFWSRLGPNPQLWPIAPGRNQVTITMSDVGAETSVVMLYQPRYISA; this comes from the coding sequence ATGAAGGGCTTCGACGCACCCCCGTTCCTCCTCCACTACGACGAGATGCCCGCACTTGACGGCGCTAACCTCCGGCACGTCCGCGCTCAGGCACGTGAACTCTTTCTTCCTTTGTTTCTCTCAGCGACGGATCGGACGACACTCCTGAATCTCAAGAGGCGTCTCCTATCGTCTTTCAATCCCTCATACGGGGCTGGCCAGATCAGAGTCACTGAGCAGGACGGCTCCTCCCGGTGGATCGAGGTCTACTACGCCTCCGGCGCGGAGGGCGATGAAGGCAAGAGTCAGGCCGGCGTGTACTGGTGCAAGTACGGTCTCGTGCTGAGAGCTTTCGACCCCTTTTTCTACGCGGGATCTAGCCAGGTAGTCGAGTTCACGCCAGGCGCGTTGTCACTCAAGAAGTTCTTCAGTGAGCCGTTCCTCGGCCTGCACCTGAACAGCAGCGCGAACATCAACGGCACGTCCGAGGTGACCATTACCGGAGATGTGGACACCTGGCCGGTATGGCATGTGCAGGGACCTGGCAACAACCTGACGTTCAAGCGCTCGGTCTCGACTGGCCCAGACCTCACGTTCAGCCTAGGCATCAGTCTCGGACCCACCGACGCGGTGGTCATCGACACACGCCCTGGTCGCAAGTCAGTGCGCCACAAGACGACCGGTGAGAGCTTCTGGAGCCGTCTCGGCCCCAATCCACAGCTGTGGCCCATCGCTCCGGGCCGCAACCAGGTGACGATCACGATGTCCGATGTGGGCGCAGAGACCTCCGTCGTCATGCTCTACCAGCCGAGGTACATCAGTGCCTAA
- a CDS encoding terminase TerL endonuclease subunit, with protein sequence MAQTGNIPARLPDPDRGEYTLAWSILAWAEKYIRQPDGPDAGTPWKFTPEQVHFLVWYYAVDENGKWLYRSASLRRSKGWGKSPVLAALSLIEFIGPCRFSHWVDMPDGSKEPVGRAIAAPWVQVAATAIHQTANTLEMIRGMLVASPAIEDYSIDVGKTIIQFSDGRPGKIEPVTSNSETLEGGRPTFAVLDETHLWHETNGGHKVFRVIGRNLGKNPGGLARFVESTNAYNPTQDSVAQRTHEAVLAGSRGILYDCLEASPNVDLGNVEALREALIEAYGDSVWVDLDRVIDEIQDPRTPASDAFRFYLNQIAATADTWIEKWAWDACRRDDDPLSPKDQIALGFDGSKSYDGTALVASRLRDGHLFLLGLWEPDGSPDWEVDVLAVDARVAEVFRTYRVAWMYADPSFWRSEVGHWAVEFGDDIVFEYSPNRETKMSEAVERFHTDVMRQAVSHDGNRDLARHIANARTRETRQGYVIQKESKRSRKKIDAAVASILAHEARADAIADGRLKRRKKIRVL encoded by the coding sequence ATGGCCCAAACGGGCAACATTCCTGCGCGTCTACCAGACCCAGACAGAGGCGAATACACCCTCGCTTGGAGCATCCTGGCATGGGCCGAGAAGTACATCAGGCAGCCTGATGGCCCAGACGCGGGCACTCCGTGGAAGTTCACGCCCGAGCAGGTTCACTTTCTCGTCTGGTATTACGCCGTTGACGAAAACGGCAAGTGGCTCTATCGATCCGCGTCACTCAGGCGCTCAAAAGGCTGGGGAAAGTCGCCAGTCCTGGCCGCCCTCTCTCTCATTGAGTTCATCGGGCCGTGCAGATTCTCCCACTGGGTAGATATGCCGGATGGCTCAAAGGAGCCTGTTGGCCGCGCAATCGCAGCCCCGTGGGTTCAGGTGGCGGCCACAGCCATCCATCAGACGGCTAACACCCTGGAAATGATCAGGGGCATGCTCGTCGCCTCTCCGGCGATCGAGGATTACTCCATCGATGTCGGCAAGACCATCATCCAGTTCTCCGATGGTCGGCCAGGCAAGATCGAACCGGTCACCTCGAACTCGGAGACGCTCGAGGGCGGCCGTCCTACCTTCGCAGTCCTGGACGAGACGCACCTGTGGCATGAGACCAACGGCGGCCACAAGGTGTTCCGGGTTATCGGCCGAAACCTTGGCAAGAACCCTGGCGGCCTGGCTCGTTTCGTCGAGTCGACGAACGCCTACAACCCCACACAGGACAGCGTGGCTCAGCGTACGCATGAGGCCGTTCTCGCGGGATCCAGAGGCATTCTGTACGACTGCTTGGAAGCATCCCCCAACGTTGATCTAGGTAACGTAGAGGCGCTCCGTGAAGCTCTCATTGAGGCATACGGCGATTCCGTCTGGGTGGACCTGGATCGTGTCATTGACGAAATCCAGGACCCTCGCACGCCTGCCTCAGATGCGTTCCGCTTCTATCTGAATCAGATCGCAGCTACGGCGGACACCTGGATTGAGAAGTGGGCGTGGGACGCCTGCCGGCGGGACGATGACCCGCTCAGTCCGAAAGACCAGATTGCCCTAGGGTTCGACGGCTCCAAGTCGTATGACGGAACCGCCCTCGTCGCTTCGCGCTTGCGGGACGGCCACCTTTTCCTTCTCGGGCTCTGGGAGCCAGACGGATCTCCGGACTGGGAGGTTGACGTCCTGGCTGTGGATGCCCGGGTAGCCGAGGTCTTCCGGACTTATCGCGTCGCGTGGATGTATGCCGATCCTTCCTTCTGGCGCTCCGAAGTCGGCCACTGGGCTGTTGAGTTCGGTGACGACATCGTCTTCGAATACTCCCCCAATCGGGAGACGAAGATGTCGGAAGCTGTTGAACGCTTCCACACAGACGTGATGCGTCAGGCCGTTTCCCACGACGGGAACCGTGACCTAGCCAGGCACATCGCGAACGCGCGAACGCGCGAGACGCGACAAGGCTACGTCATCCAGAAGGAATCCAAACGCAGCCGCAAGAAGATTGACGCCGCCGTGGCTTCGATCCTCGCGCACGAGGCGAGGGCGGACGCCATCGCTGACGGACGCCTGAAGCGGCGCAAGAAAATACGTGTTCTCTAG
- a CDS encoding PspC domain-containing protein, translated as MSEYNVKKLRRTHKGRIIAGVCSGVGEFVGIDANLVRIALAIATLFGGAGVALYAIGWLLMPDEEHETSIVQDIINKQQNKATPTDWSGEQKPQQ; from the coding sequence ATGAGCGAATACAACGTCAAGAAGCTGCGTCGGACTCACAAGGGCCGGATCATCGCGGGTGTCTGCTCGGGCGTCGGCGAGTTCGTGGGGATCGACGCCAACCTGGTCAGGATCGCGCTGGCGATCGCGACGCTGTTCGGCGGGGCCGGAGTCGCGCTGTACGCGATCGGCTGGCTTCTCATGCCGGACGAGGAGCACGAGACCTCGATCGTCCAGGACATCATCAACAAGCAGCAGAACAAGGCCACCCCGACCGACTGGAGCGGCGAGCAGAAGCCGCAGCAGTGA
- a CDS encoding phage major capsid protein, whose amino-acid sequence MPSALQTFIPEVWLSQLWEDLETGLILSSPTVTNRRYEGSIQKHGDTVRIPHVLDTVQIGNSFDAYGEIGAADRAQLDSLTMRIDQVRTWHFEVDSLHQMRTQEGIDLMSELIRQSGRNLAESVDKHLAATIISAITGKDLNGTNAANSLHGSVKQIAAPTATNLYETIVEANVELDINNVPHEGRYIILGPREYANILKDERFIDNSRYGGDSVVINGQVGTILGLPVIVANTIGSHLDATLPTKKGVRNPHSAAKGIHLMVGHNMAVSYAGQFSELKPYEPEKKFTLAVKGRMYFGAKVMRPEALVIAGSVPTT is encoded by the coding sequence ATGCCGAGTGCGCTCCAGACCTTCATCCCCGAGGTTTGGCTCTCCCAGTTGTGGGAGGACCTTGAGACGGGTCTGATTCTTTCTTCCCCCACCGTCACGAACAGGCGGTATGAGGGGAGCATCCAGAAGCACGGCGACACGGTCAGGATCCCGCACGTCCTCGACACGGTTCAGATCGGCAACAGCTTCGATGCCTATGGCGAGATCGGTGCGGCCGACCGGGCACAGCTTGACTCGCTCACGATGCGAATCGACCAGGTTAGGACCTGGCATTTCGAAGTCGACAGCTTGCACCAGATGAGGACGCAGGAGGGCATCGACCTGATGTCTGAGCTGATTCGTCAGTCTGGCCGCAACCTGGCTGAATCCGTCGACAAGCATCTTGCCGCGACCATCATCTCTGCCATCACCGGCAAGGACCTGAACGGCACCAACGCCGCGAACTCCCTGCACGGCAGCGTGAAGCAGATTGCCGCTCCAACCGCGACGAACCTGTACGAGACCATCGTTGAAGCGAACGTAGAGCTGGACATCAATAATGTCCCTCATGAGGGTCGATACATCATCTTGGGTCCGCGTGAATACGCGAACATCCTGAAGGATGAAAGGTTCATCGACAACAGCCGCTACGGGGGCGACTCCGTGGTCATCAATGGCCAGGTGGGCACCATTCTGGGCCTGCCCGTCATCGTCGCCAACACCATCGGCTCTCACCTCGATGCCACGTTGCCAACCAAGAAGGGTGTCCGTAACCCGCACAGCGCGGCTAAGGGCATTCATCTGATGGTTGGCCACAACATGGCCGTTTCCTACGCCGGTCAGTTCTCTGAGCTGAAGCCGTATGAGCCGGAGAAGAAGTTCACGCTTGCCGTGAAGGGCCGGATGTACTTCGGCGCGAAGGTCATGAGGCCGGAAGCGCTGGTGATCGCGGGCAGCGTCCCCACCACCTAG
- a CDS encoding HNH endonuclease: MLIRDDSRCYRCGREGATEVDHVVSIARGGTHELSNLRAVCSVCHARKSRQEYYQDR; encoded by the coding sequence GTGCTGATCCGCGACGACAGCCGGTGCTACCGCTGCGGTCGCGAGGGAGCGACCGAGGTGGACCACGTCGTTTCCATCGCCAGGGGTGGCACACACGAGCTGTCGAATCTTCGGGCCGTCTGTTCGGTGTGCCACGCCCGGAAAAGCCGTCAGGAGTACTACCAGGACCGGTAG
- a CDS encoding phage tail tube protein produces MAANNAGSIRFAPKGKILVAPIGTEAPEDVTTPWAAAWKELGYVSPDGCELTPSVDTQAVDVWQSAVPVKFVVNGAACTLKFTLLQFDADATALYFGTEWKAATKDDGTTIANTFILDLASTPNLAEKALAVEWGDANSTSRLVIPRGMISEREGLKLTRTNSQSLGVTFEALDSAGRLGYILTNAAGITAAA; encoded by the coding sequence TTGGCAGCTAACAACGCTGGTTCTATTCGCTTTGCCCCCAAGGGCAAGATTCTCGTCGCTCCAATCGGCACCGAGGCCCCTGAGGACGTCACCACTCCCTGGGCTGCCGCCTGGAAGGAACTGGGCTACGTCAGCCCGGACGGCTGTGAGCTGACTCCCTCGGTGGACACTCAGGCCGTGGACGTGTGGCAGTCGGCCGTTCCCGTGAAGTTCGTGGTCAACGGCGCTGCGTGCACTTTGAAGTTCACCCTGCTCCAGTTCGACGCCGACGCGACGGCCCTGTACTTCGGCACCGAGTGGAAGGCCGCCACGAAGGACGACGGCACCACGATCGCGAACACCTTCATCCTCGACCTGGCCAGCACTCCGAACCTGGCGGAGAAGGCCCTTGCGGTGGAGTGGGGCGACGCCAACTCGACGTCTCGTCTGGTCATCCCCCGCGGCATGATCTCCGAGCGCGAGGGGCTCAAGCTTACTCGCACCAACTCCCAGAGCCTTGGCGTCACGTTCGAGGCCCTGGATTCCGCCGGCCGACTCGGCTACATCCTGACCAACGCTGCGGGTATCACCGCCGCCGCCTAA
- a CDS encoding recombinase family protein, with product MPPATKPKIVRVVAAIRQSRTHDQTISPDLQRSIIENWISAKNQSSTDGTRWVIVGWAVDLDVSAGTTNPWERPELGPWLTDQGADQWDMLVSWKLDRLCRSALDFALLVKWLGERGKTLACTNDPIDLDTPIGRAVAAIMAILAELELETIRARSKENQRSLRANGRWGGGRIPFGRMLDTSDGTKKLVIDPEMYPVFLEIVAAVHEGRSITSIAIELNERNFPTAVDRQRQLKGLPTEGQLWSSANLWRMLKNRHLIGQKEYKGSVIRDDNGEPIIFFEPLLRMSEWTRLQTELDRRSINTTEESRRNTMLLRKVGSCGVCGGNVHQNFTVKNGKKYELRYRCASHTQQYNGTIARRCANGRIKAAELEGALIEAIMTRFGDKPWQEKVFVAGEDHTEELSQVEDAISSVRKEKDLGLYEGDEDAYMERLAALVARRKTLLAQPTRPSGYTYQPTGVTVAEHWAALDTEARNRLLIQWGVRISYDVTGGLPDIKIDLGDLERLEQLTQGLGDLTLASAL from the coding sequence ATGCCGCCAGCCACCAAACCCAAGATCGTCAGGGTCGTCGCCGCCATCCGCCAGTCGCGCACCCACGATCAGACCATCTCGCCCGACCTCCAGCGATCGATCATCGAGAACTGGATCTCTGCGAAGAACCAATCAAGCACCGACGGAACCAGATGGGTGATCGTCGGATGGGCCGTCGATCTCGACGTCTCCGCAGGCACCACCAACCCATGGGAGCGCCCCGAGCTGGGGCCGTGGCTTACCGACCAAGGCGCAGACCAGTGGGACATGCTCGTCTCCTGGAAGCTTGACCGGCTGTGCCGCTCGGCCCTGGATTTCGCGCTGCTCGTGAAGTGGCTCGGAGAGCGCGGCAAGACCCTTGCCTGCACGAATGACCCCATCGACTTGGACACGCCTATCGGCCGCGCCGTAGCGGCGATCATGGCCATCCTGGCCGAACTGGAGCTGGAGACCATCAGGGCGCGCTCCAAGGAGAACCAGCGCTCGCTCAGAGCAAATGGGAGGTGGGGTGGCGGCCGGATCCCCTTCGGCCGGATGCTCGACACCAGCGACGGCACCAAGAAGCTCGTCATTGATCCCGAGATGTACCCGGTCTTCCTGGAAATCGTTGCGGCGGTCCACGAAGGGCGGTCCATCACGTCGATTGCGATCGAGCTGAACGAACGCAACTTTCCCACCGCAGTTGACCGGCAAAGACAGCTCAAGGGCCTGCCGACCGAAGGCCAGCTTTGGAGTTCCGCCAACCTGTGGCGGATGCTCAAGAACAGGCATTTGATTGGGCAAAAGGAATACAAGGGCAGCGTCATCAGAGATGACAACGGCGAACCCATCATCTTCTTTGAACCGCTGCTTCGGATGTCCGAATGGACGAGGCTTCAAACCGAGCTGGACAGGCGTTCGATCAACACCACTGAAGAGTCACGCCGCAACACGATGCTTCTCCGGAAGGTTGGGTCTTGTGGTGTTTGCGGCGGAAATGTGCACCAGAACTTCACAGTAAAGAACGGCAAGAAGTACGAGCTACGGTACCGGTGCGCGTCACACACGCAGCAGTACAACGGCACGATCGCCCGGCGCTGCGCCAACGGCCGCATCAAAGCCGCCGAACTTGAAGGCGCTCTCATCGAGGCCATCATGACGAGGTTCGGCGACAAACCATGGCAGGAGAAGGTGTTCGTCGCCGGAGAAGACCACACCGAAGAACTGTCGCAGGTTGAAGACGCCATCAGCAGCGTTCGCAAGGAAAAGGACCTCGGCCTCTACGAGGGAGACGAAGACGCCTACATGGAGCGACTCGCAGCGCTCGTAGCGCGCAGGAAGACTCTGCTGGCTCAACCGACCAGGCCGAGCGGGTACACCTACCAGCCGACCGGCGTAACCGTGGCTGAGCACTGGGCCGCCTTGGACACGGAAGCCAGGAACCGCCTGCTAATCCAGTGGGGCGTGAGGATCTCCTACGACGTCACTGGAGGCCTGCCGGACATCAAGATCGACCTGGGAGACCTGGAACGGCTGGAACAGCTCACGCAAGGCCTGGGCGATCTGACGCTCGCATCGGCCTTGTAG
- a CDS encoding acyl-CoA dehydrogenase family protein produces the protein MDDLLRLDDKLNPDQRLIRDTVRSFVADRVLPHVGDWFEEAAFPARELAPALGSLGLLGMHLTGYGCAGTDAVSYGVACRELEAGDSGLRSFVSVQGSLAMFPIWKYGSDEQKEEWLPRMAAGEAIGCFGLTEPDHGSDPAGMRTYAKKDGSDWILNGSKMWITNGSVADVAVVWAQTDDGVRGFVVPTSTPGFSAPEIHKKLSLRASVTSSLYFDDVRLPASAALPGVTGLRGPLSCLSEARYGIVWGVVGAARACLEAAVEYAKTRVQFSKPIGSFQLTQEKLAWMYVGTAQAGLTALHLGELKDAGRLEPRQISFGKLANVRAALDIARQARSILGGNGITLEYPVIRHMNNLESVLTYEGTQEVHLLTLGKALTGLDAFR, from the coding sequence ATGGACGACCTGCTGCGCCTGGACGACAAGCTCAACCCTGACCAGCGGCTCATCCGCGACACGGTCAGGTCGTTCGTCGCCGACCGCGTGCTCCCCCACGTAGGGGACTGGTTCGAGGAGGCCGCCTTCCCCGCCCGCGAGCTCGCGCCCGCGCTCGGCTCGCTCGGCCTGCTGGGGATGCACCTCACAGGGTACGGCTGCGCGGGCACGGACGCGGTGTCGTACGGGGTGGCCTGCCGCGAGCTGGAGGCCGGCGACTCCGGCCTGCGCTCCTTCGTGTCCGTGCAGGGCTCGCTGGCCATGTTCCCCATCTGGAAGTACGGCTCTGACGAGCAGAAGGAGGAATGGCTGCCCCGGATGGCCGCCGGCGAGGCCATCGGCTGCTTCGGCCTGACCGAGCCCGACCACGGCTCCGACCCCGCGGGCATGCGGACGTACGCCAAGAAGGACGGCTCCGACTGGATACTGAACGGCTCCAAGATGTGGATCACGAACGGCTCCGTCGCGGACGTGGCCGTCGTGTGGGCGCAGACCGACGACGGCGTCCGCGGCTTCGTCGTCCCCACCTCCACCCCCGGCTTCTCCGCCCCTGAGATCCACAAGAAGCTGTCCCTGAGAGCCTCCGTGACGTCCTCCCTGTACTTCGACGACGTCCGCCTGCCCGCCTCCGCCGCCCTCCCCGGCGTCACCGGCCTGCGCGGCCCCCTGTCCTGCCTGTCCGAAGCCCGCTACGGCATCGTCTGGGGCGTCGTCGGCGCCGCCCGCGCCTGCCTGGAGGCGGCCGTCGAGTACGCCAAGACCCGCGTCCAGTTCTCCAAGCCGATCGGCTCCTTCCAGCTCACCCAGGAGAAGCTCGCCTGGATGTACGTCGGCACGGCCCAGGCCGGCCTCACGGCCCTGCACCTCGGCGAGCTGAAGGACGCGGGGCGGCTGGAGCCCCGGCAGATCAGCTTCGGCAAGCTCGCCAACGTCCGCGCCGCCCTCGACATCGCCCGGCAGGCCCGCAGCATCCTGGGCGGGAACGGGATCACGCTGGAGTACCCTGTGATCAGGCACATGAACAACCTGGAGAGTGTCCTGACGTATGAGGGCACGCAGGAAGTACATTTGCTCACCCTGGGCAAGGCCCTGACCGGCCTCGATGCCTTCCGCTGA
- a CDS encoding MFS transporter, giving the protein MRARRPPGRHRRAGDARQVTYREVIAVKEFRALWYGQGLSLLGDQLAQVALAVLVYDRTGSPLATAGVYALTYLPSILGGPLLAGLADRFARRGVMLACDLLRAALVGVMAVPGVPFWALCVLVFLVVLLSAPFSAARAALLPEVLDGDAYVIGSALQNMTNQAVQMLGFATGGALIATMGPYRALALDAATFLGSALILVSGVRRRPASGGASKPSMWSMTTSGARLVFGSPKLRTLVLFAWLCGFYILPEGIAAPYAARLADGTLPVPVITGLLMAAMPAGTVVGAFLFSRFVSPQRRLRLMGWMAMLSCAPLIVTAVRPPLAVVLAAWVLSGIGGAYQLAANAAFVQHVPAERRAQAFGLVQSGLMAVQGIGILVGGFAAERLGPEPVVALAGIAGVISAAVLAMIWTESRDKTARVPAEATA; this is encoded by the coding sequence ATGCGGGCGCGACGGCCGCCGGGACGGCATCGCCGTGCCGGAGACGCACGACAAGTCACATATCGGGAAGTCATCGCCGTCAAGGAGTTCCGGGCACTCTGGTACGGCCAGGGCCTGTCCCTCCTCGGCGATCAGCTCGCCCAGGTGGCGCTCGCCGTCCTCGTCTACGACCGCACGGGCTCGCCGCTGGCCACGGCAGGGGTGTACGCGCTGACGTACCTGCCCTCCATCCTCGGCGGGCCGCTGCTGGCCGGGCTGGCCGACCGGTTCGCGCGCCGGGGCGTCATGCTGGCCTGCGACCTGCTGCGGGCGGCGCTGGTGGGCGTGATGGCGGTGCCTGGCGTGCCGTTCTGGGCGCTGTGCGTGCTGGTGTTCCTGGTCGTGCTGCTCAGCGCGCCGTTCTCGGCCGCGCGGGCGGCGCTGCTGCCCGAGGTGCTGGACGGCGACGCGTACGTCATCGGCTCGGCGTTGCAGAACATGACCAACCAGGCTGTCCAGATGCTCGGTTTCGCCACGGGCGGAGCCCTGATCGCCACCATGGGCCCGTACCGCGCGCTCGCCCTCGACGCGGCCACGTTCCTGGGCTCGGCGCTGATCCTGGTCTCGGGCGTACGCCGGCGGCCCGCGTCAGGCGGCGCGTCGAAGCCGTCCATGTGGTCGATGACCACCAGCGGCGCCCGGCTCGTGTTCGGCTCGCCGAAGCTGCGTACGCTGGTGCTGTTCGCGTGGTTGTGCGGGTTCTACATCCTGCCCGAGGGCATCGCGGCCCCGTACGCGGCCAGGCTCGCCGACGGCACGCTGCCCGTGCCCGTGATCACCGGGCTGCTGATGGCGGCCATGCCCGCCGGGACAGTCGTGGGGGCGTTCCTGTTCAGCAGGTTCGTCTCGCCGCAGCGGCGGCTGCGGCTCATGGGCTGGATGGCCATGCTGAGCTGCGCGCCGCTGATCGTCACCGCGGTGCGCCCACCGCTGGCCGTGGTGCTGGCGGCCTGGGTGTTGTCGGGGATCGGCGGGGCCTACCAGCTCGCGGCGAACGCCGCCTTCGTCCAGCACGTACCGGCCGAACGTCGCGCGCAGGCGTTCGGCCTCGTGCAGTCGGGGCTGATGGCCGTGCAGGGCATCGGCATCCTGGTGGGCGGGTTCGCGGCGGAGAGACTCGGCCCTGAGCCGGTGGTCGCGCTGGCGGGCATCGCCGGGGTGATCAGCGCGGCCGTGCTGGCCATGATCTGGACCGAGTCCCGCGACAAGACCGCCCGGGTGCCCGCCGAGGCCACCGCCTGA
- a CDS encoding phage terminase small subunit has protein sequence MAGRGPRPKDNPRRTNKHPSVELTGSPVDQAPELYQEDRYSEATRRWWRTWASAPQSEAFMPTDWERLQQLAPLVEQYWQEPKPAILAEIRLNEERLGATIRDRQSLRMSVGPKKPPDPSELPPEVADIQKYRDAYKRGDDDSVA, from the coding sequence GTGGCAGGCAGAGGCCCCAGGCCCAAGGACAACCCCCGGAGGACGAACAAGCATCCCTCCGTAGAACTCACCGGCTCCCCGGTCGACCAGGCGCCCGAGCTGTACCAGGAAGACCGCTACAGCGAAGCGACGCGACGCTGGTGGCGCACCTGGGCAAGCGCCCCGCAGTCCGAGGCATTTATGCCGACCGACTGGGAGAGGCTCCAGCAGCTAGCCCCCTTGGTTGAGCAGTACTGGCAAGAGCCCAAGCCCGCCATCTTGGCCGAGATCCGGCTCAACGAGGAAAGGCTTGGCGCGACGATCAGGGACCGTCAGTCCCTTCGCATGTCGGTCGGCCCGAAGAAGCCGCCCGACCCGAGCGAGCTTCCACCCGAGGTGGCCGACATCCAGAAGTACCGCGATGCCTACAAGCGAGGAGACGACGACTCAGTTGCTTAG